Proteins co-encoded in one Vigna unguiculata cultivar IT97K-499-35 unplaced genomic scaffold, ASM411807v1 contig_689, whole genome shotgun sequence genomic window:
- the LOC114172715 gene encoding uncharacterized protein LOC114172715, with translation MIGVEAAGSGNLVMGYCVISGMRCCVLYDSRATYSFVSDACVKKLGLPVCELQCELVVSTPTSDCREKRLLFPDSEELELVSPQGIVREIQSGAQCFIIFTRMKLEEREGPSIIPVVHEFEDVFPDEVPWLPPNREVEFSIDLLPGTCPVSMAPYRMSPAELVELKKQIEELMAKQFI, from the exons ATGATCGGAGTAGAGGCggcaggttcaggtaacctcgttatgggttattgtgtgatttctgGGATGAGATGTTGCGTGTTATATGATTCTAGAGCGACATACTCCTTTGTGTCAGATGCTTGTGTGAAAaagttgggtctgccggtgtgtgaGCTGCAGTGTGAACTTGTGGTATCTACTCCGACATcag ACTGCCGGgagaagaggttgttgtttcccgaTTCAGAGGAGCTCGAGTTGGTGTCTCCTCAGGGGATAGTGAGGGAGATTCAGAGTGGCGCGCAATGCTTCATAATCTTCACTCGTATGAAATTAGAGGAGAGAGAGGGACCATCAATTATACCTGTGGTGCATGAGTTTGAGGACGTGTTTCCGGATGAAGTACCTTGGTTACCTCCCAATAgggaggtggagttctctattgacctaCTACCGGGGACATGTCCGGTATCGATGGCTCCATACCGCATGTCTCCGGCAGAGTTAGTGGAACttaagaaacagatagaggaaCTGATGGCGAAGCAGTTTATCTGA
- the LOC114172716 gene encoding uncharacterized protein LOC114172716 produces MASYEALYGRRCRTPLYGEAVLLGQELLEQTTEKLRTVRNRMQASQCRQKAYADRRRRPLEFAVGDHVFLRVTHTTGVGRALCSRKVLPKFLGPYQITRRIGPVAYEIALPPQLPNLHPVFHVSQLRKYVFDSAHVLEAEDIQIKEDLIVEVPPVALEDSKVEERRGKEVRLVTVIWDQRTGDSTWELEEDMRKSHPHLFAWCRNLNRGGTTN; encoded by the coding sequence ATGGCgtcatacgaggctctttatggcaggaggtgtaggactcctctctaTGGGGAAGCGGTGTTGCTTGGACAAGaattgttagagcagaccactgAGAAATTGAGAACGGTGAGGAACAGGATGCAGGCTTCTCAgtgtaggcagaaggcctatgcagaccgtaggaggagaccTCTGGAGTTCGCAGTtggtgatcatgtattcctgAGGGTGACCCATaccacgggcgtgggaagggctctctgCTCAAGGAAGGTTTTGCCCAAGTTCCTTGGCCCTTATCaaatcacgaggaggattgggccggtGGCTTACGAGATAGCCTTACCCCCGCAATTGCCGAAccttcatccagtgtttcatgtctcacagttgaggaagtacgtgtttGACTCAGCgcatgtgttggaagccgaggatatacagatcaagGAAGACCTCatagtggaagtaccacccgtCGCTCTAGAGGATAGCAAAGTTGAGGAGCGCCGAGGAAAAGAAGTCCGCCTGGTTACAGTTATCTGGGATCAGAGaacgggtgactcgacttgggagttggaggaggatatgaggaaatcacaccCACATCTTTTTGCCTGGTGTCGCAACCTAAATCGCGGTGGGACAacgaactaa